The following coding sequences lie in one Deinococcus sp. YIM 134068 genomic window:
- a CDS encoding alpha-N-arabinofuranosidase: protein MDQTHATVSLNTQRVISEISPLIFGGFAEHMGRCIYEGIYDPGSPLADEKGIRQDVVAALRETNYRIMRYPGGNFVSGYRWTDGIGPKEDRPRRRALAWRSIETNQFGPDEFMDFAREINTEPMWAVNLGTGTIQEAADLVEYLNLPTGTLYSDLRAKNGHPEPYGVKYWCLGNEMDGPWQIGQMDAATYAEKAVQAAKLMRWMDPTIKTIACGSSATAMPGYPDWDLTVLGHAYDHIDYFSMHHYAANPYPSVSNTERLPVDTDSYLASSVHFEEHADTLAAAIRVAKAKKRSKKDVHLCWDEWNVWYRAKGGDGEWSEAPHILEEEYNLEDALVVATWLNTFLRKADIVKIACIAQIVNVIAPLMTNKDGMFKQTIFYPLTLFSNHASGYALDALVKAPLRETNRHGPVPQLDASASFDPATGQGAVFLVNRSQTQPLVTQLCWEDEAPQSVTRAWQMHGEDPFAANSFEQPENVVPHEFTPPRLEGRAVTLELPPLSFTALLTQHTLS from the coding sequence GTGGATCAGACTCACGCGACCGTCTCCCTCAATACCCAGCGCGTCATCTCCGAGATTTCGCCCCTGATCTTCGGTGGATTCGCCGAGCACATGGGCCGCTGCATCTACGAGGGCATCTACGACCCCGGCTCACCGCTCGCCGACGAGAAGGGCATCCGGCAGGACGTGGTGGCGGCGCTGCGGGAGACGAACTACCGTATCATGCGTTATCCGGGCGGCAACTTCGTCTCCGGCTACCGCTGGACGGACGGCATCGGCCCGAAGGAGGACCGTCCACGTCGCCGCGCGCTGGCGTGGCGCTCCATCGAGACCAACCAGTTCGGGCCGGACGAGTTCATGGACTTCGCGCGGGAGATCAATACGGAGCCGATGTGGGCGGTGAACCTCGGGACGGGCACCATTCAGGAGGCCGCCGACCTCGTGGAGTACCTGAACCTGCCCACCGGCACGCTCTACAGCGACCTGCGCGCGAAGAACGGCCACCCCGAGCCGTACGGCGTGAAGTACTGGTGCCTGGGCAACGAGATGGACGGGCCGTGGCAGATCGGCCAGATGGACGCGGCGACGTACGCCGAAAAGGCCGTCCAGGCCGCCAAGCTGATGCGCTGGATGGACCCCACGATCAAGACCATCGCCTGCGGCTCGTCGGCCACCGCCATGCCCGGCTATCCCGACTGGGACCTGACCGTGCTGGGCCACGCCTACGACCACATCGACTACTTCTCGATGCACCACTACGCGGCCAACCCCTACCCGAGCGTCTCCAACACCGAGCGGCTGCCGGTCGACACCGACTCCTACCTGGCGAGCAGCGTCCATTTCGAGGAGCACGCCGACACCCTCGCCGCCGCCATCCGCGTGGCGAAGGCGAAGAAACGCTCGAAAAAGGACGTTCACCTCTGCTGGGACGAGTGGAACGTCTGGTACCGCGCCAAAGGCGGCGACGGCGAGTGGAGCGAGGCCCCGCACATTCTGGAGGAGGAGTACAACCTGGAAGACGCCCTCGTGGTGGCGACGTGGCTCAACACCTTCCTCCGCAAGGCCGACATCGTGAAGATCGCCTGCATCGCCCAGATCGTGAACGTGATCGCGCCCCTGATGACGAACAAGGACGGAATGTTCAAGCAGACGATCTTCTACCCGCTGACCCTCTTCAGCAACCACGCGAGCGGGTACGCCCTCGACGCCCTCGTGAAGGCCCCGCTCAGGGAGACCAACCGCCACGGCCCCGTCCCCCAGCTCGACGCCTCCGCCAGCTTCGACCCGGCCACCGGGCAGGGGGCCGTCTTCCTCGTCAACCGCTCGCAGACCCAGCCCCTCGTCACGCAGCTCTGCTGGGAGGACGAGGCCCCGCAGAGCGTCACCCGCGCGTGGCAGATGCACGGGGAGGACCCCTTCGCCGCCAACTCCTTCGAGCAGCCGGAGAACGTGGTGCCCCACGAGTTCACGCCGCCCCGCCTGGAGGGACGCGCCGTCACCCTGGAACTGCCCCCCCTCTCCTTCACGGCCCTGCTGACCCAGCACACTCTCAGTTGA
- a CDS encoding ABC transporter substrate-binding protein: MRPTKLFVLGLSVSAALSVSAQAQTRIVFWDFFGGGDGIRMKQIVDEFNASQKDIVVQRTTQTWGNPFYTKVHTAVVSGQTPDVMTYHLSALPAGLQKKDLRVISPAELTGAGLRPADFQTNLVNTMVGDARAQAGQASWYALPLDTHTVVLYVNRDLLKKAGVLGANGQITGANTIAGMTNVLRQIKAKTGVTPLGLSTNQDPANVWRLWYTLFLQQGGTLVRNGKLDLTDLDTKGKVALQVMTDWAKEGLIPKNTQYPANVALFTAGRTAIMMNGNWEVPTMVDAKAKGTLKFDYGVVSFPKLYANGKTWADSHMLAIPANAKNQISPEKLKAVLTFAAYVNKQGGVGWAGGGHIPSYVPTQNSAGYKALQPNVQYSAASARNATLEPTLPIFGVGGPIYDAVGNNFTPVLLGQLTVDQGLSKFKTALQNLNK; encoded by the coding sequence ATGCGCCCGACCAAGCTGTTCGTGCTCGGCCTCTCGGTGTCCGCCGCCCTCTCCGTCAGCGCGCAGGCACAGACGCGGATCGTCTTCTGGGACTTCTTCGGCGGCGGCGACGGCATCCGCATGAAGCAGATCGTGGACGAGTTCAACGCGTCCCAGAAGGACATCGTGGTGCAGCGGACGACCCAGACGTGGGGCAACCCCTTCTACACGAAGGTCCACACCGCCGTCGTCTCGGGCCAGACGCCCGACGTGATGACCTACCACCTGTCGGCGCTGCCCGCCGGATTGCAGAAGAAGGACCTGCGCGTGATCTCCCCGGCGGAGCTGACCGGGGCGGGGCTGAGGCCCGCCGACTTCCAGACCAACCTCGTGAACACGATGGTGGGCGACGCCAGGGCGCAGGCCGGGCAGGCGAGCTGGTACGCCCTGCCGCTCGACACCCACACGGTCGTCCTGTACGTCAACAGGGACCTGCTGAAGAAGGCGGGCGTGCTGGGCGCGAACGGCCAGATCACGGGTGCCAACACCATCGCGGGCATGACGAACGTGCTGCGCCAGATCAAGGCCAAGACCGGCGTGACGCCCCTGGGCCTGAGCACCAACCAGGACCCCGCCAACGTCTGGCGGCTGTGGTACACCCTGTTCCTGCAACAGGGCGGCACGCTGGTCCGGAACGGCAAGCTCGACCTGACGGACCTCGACACGAAGGGCAAGGTCGCCCTCCAGGTCATGACGGACTGGGCGAAGGAGGGCCTGATCCCCAAGAACACCCAGTACCCGGCCAACGTGGCGCTGTTCACGGCGGGGCGCACCGCCATCATGATGAACGGTAACTGGGAAGTGCCGACGATGGTGGACGCGAAGGCGAAGGGGACGCTGAAGTTCGACTACGGGGTGGTGAGCTTCCCGAAGCTCTACGCGAACGGCAAGACCTGGGCCGACTCGCACATGCTGGCGATCCCGGCGAACGCCAAGAACCAGATCAGCCCCGAGAAACTGAAGGCCGTGCTCACCTTCGCCGCCTACGTCAACAAGCAGGGCGGCGTGGGCTGGGCGGGCGGGGGGCACATCCCGTCGTACGTGCCCACCCAGAACAGCGCGGGCTACAAGGCCCTCCAGCCCAACGTGCAGTACAGCGCCGCGTCGGCGCGGAACGCGACCCTGGAACCCACCCTGCCGATCTTCGGCGTGGGCGGTCCGATCTACGACGCGGTGGGCAACAACTTCACGCCTGTGCTGCTCGGCCAGCTCACGGTGGACCAGGGCCTGAGCAAGTTCAAGACCGCCCTGCAAAACCTCAACAAGTAA
- a CDS encoding LacI family DNA-binding transcriptional regulator — protein MTRGPVQKSSPEVEERGRTPLSRGAARNTTIHDVAQRAGVSYQTVSRVINDHPSVAPATRERVQGAIEDLGYRPSLIAKGLVTRRSQLIGIVASATDQYGPAQIVQQVEQSARLSGYDSLLTTLRRFEAAEMVQAVARLQQFGVDGLVLLTPYDAHEIVPVIGAKVPFILIDATTEVEGPSVSVDQFEGGRVATEHLALLGHRRILHIGGPVEWSDADLRHRGYRHVLAAHGLPELPRLNGDWSAQSGFLALEAALADGLEFTAVFAGNDQMALGVMAALARMGRRVPEDVSVVGFDGTPESAFYQPPLTTVQQNFAQLGRKSLEELIRRIRGQRLGASHHVFQPQLLVRATTAPPSART, from the coding sequence ATGACGCGAGGCCCAGTTCAGAAGTCCAGCCCAGAGGTGGAGGAGCGCGGGAGAACCCCCCTGTCGAGGGGAGCCGCCCGCAATACCACCATTCACGATGTCGCCCAGCGGGCGGGCGTGTCCTACCAGACCGTCTCGCGGGTGATCAACGACCATCCCAGCGTGGCCCCGGCGACCCGCGAGCGGGTGCAGGGCGCTATCGAGGACCTGGGCTACCGGCCCAGCCTGATCGCCAAGGGGCTGGTCACGCGCCGGTCGCAACTCATCGGGATCGTCGCCTCCGCGACCGACCAGTACGGCCCGGCCCAGATCGTCCAGCAGGTCGAGCAGTCGGCCCGGCTCTCGGGGTACGACAGCCTGCTTACCACGTTGCGCCGTTTCGAGGCGGCGGAGATGGTGCAGGCCGTCGCCCGATTGCAGCAGTTCGGGGTGGACGGGTTGGTGCTGCTGACCCCGTACGACGCGCATGAGATCGTGCCGGTGATCGGCGCGAAGGTCCCCTTCATCCTCATTGACGCCACCACGGAGGTGGAGGGTCCCAGCGTCAGCGTCGATCAGTTCGAGGGGGGGCGCGTCGCCACCGAACATCTCGCCCTCCTGGGACACCGCCGCATTCTGCACATCGGCGGCCCCGTGGAGTGGAGCGACGCGGACCTGCGCCACCGGGGGTACCGTCACGTCCTGGCCGCCCACGGCCTGCCCGAGCTGCCCCGGCTGAACGGGGACTGGAGCGCGCAGAGCGGCTTCCTGGCCCTGGAGGCGGCGCTGGCGGACGGACTGGAGTTCACCGCCGTGTTCGCCGGGAACGACCAGATGGCGCTGGGCGTGATGGCGGCCCTCGCCCGGATGGGGCGGCGGGTGCCGGAGGATGTCTCGGTCGTCGGGTTCGACGGTACGCCCGAATCCGCCTTCTACCAGCCGCCGCTCACCACGGTTCAGCAGAACTTCGCGCAGCTCGGACGCAAGAGCCTGGAGGAGCTGATCCGCCGCATCCGGGGGCAGCGGCTGGGCGCGTCGCATCACGTCTTCCAGCCACAGCTCCTCGTGCGGGCGACCACCGCGCCGCCGAGTGCCCGAACGTAG
- a CDS encoding LacI family DNA-binding transcriptional regulator has protein sequence MNVIPKRRVTVRQVAQVAGVSPATVSRILNGTAAVDAEKRRAVEQAVALLGYRPNAAARSLVTGSSGIVGVLTPDLASPYYSDVLGGIEEGLEGSPYSPLIGSGHWNRRDEQRVLDVLLRHQAEGLIVFGSSLDEGDLRAVAGHVPTVVLGRRVHLTDLGGGAMSFDNVGGARAATRHLTQHGHRVIGHIMGDPAHEDAHERLHGYRLGLEDAGLPFDPALVVQGDYRVPSGVLGMGRLLDLGRPITAVFCANDQTAIGARLALYRRGLRVPDDLSLVGFDDQPGSAYTTPPLTSVRQPMREAGLAMARFLLARLRGQSPDVSAPQTELVVRESVARRR, from the coding sequence TTGAACGTCATCCCGAAAAGGCGCGTCACCGTCCGTCAGGTCGCCCAGGTGGCGGGGGTTTCTCCGGCCACGGTCTCCCGCATCCTCAACGGCACCGCCGCCGTGGACGCTGAGAAGCGCCGGGCGGTCGAGCAGGCCGTCGCGCTGCTCGGCTACCGGCCCAACGCGGCGGCGCGCAGTCTGGTCACGGGATCGTCGGGCATCGTGGGCGTCCTCACTCCTGACCTCGCCAGCCCCTACTACAGCGACGTGCTGGGCGGCATCGAGGAGGGGCTGGAGGGCAGTCCGTACTCCCCCCTGATCGGCAGCGGCCACTGGAACCGCCGCGACGAGCAGCGGGTGCTGGACGTGCTGCTGCGCCACCAGGCCGAGGGCCTGATCGTGTTCGGCAGCAGCCTGGACGAGGGCGACCTGCGGGCCGTCGCCGGCCACGTGCCGACGGTCGTGCTCGGTCGCCGCGTCCACCTGACCGACCTGGGCGGCGGTGCCATGAGTTTCGACAACGTGGGCGGGGCACGCGCCGCCACCCGGCACCTGACTCAGCACGGCCACCGCGTCATCGGGCACATCATGGGCGACCCCGCGCACGAGGACGCCCACGAACGCCTGCACGGCTACCGCCTCGGCCTGGAGGACGCCGGTCTGCCCTTCGACCCCGCCCTCGTCGTGCAGGGCGACTACCGGGTTCCCTCCGGGGTGCTGGGCATGGGTCGCCTGCTCGACCTGGGCCGCCCGATCACCGCCGTCTTCTGCGCGAACGACCAGACCGCCATCGGGGCGCGCCTCGCGCTGTACCGCCGGGGCCTGCGCGTGCCGGACGATCTCTCGCTCGTGGGCTTCGACGATCAGCCGGGGTCGGCCTACACCACGCCCCCCCTGACCTCGGTGCGTCAGCCCATGCGTGAGGCTGGCCTGGCGATGGCCCGCTTTCTGCTCGCCCGGCTGCGCGGCCAGTCGCCCGACGTGAGCGCCCCCCAGACCGAACTGGTGGTGCGCGAGTCCGTCGCCCGGCGTCGTTGA
- a CDS encoding carbohydrate ABC transporter permease produces the protein MTVTAASRSARTVSPSVRLARLWGGVVTALTALLAALWVFPVYWAAVTSIKPDADTIVTPPTFWPTTIDLSSYTYILQNSPLVRWYFNSILTSLAITVLVLLLSLLCAYALSQIDFRGRTWLYWLVLVGFMLPFQASLIPLFILINNLGLVNNFAGLILPQLAAPLAVVIYKQFFDQIPHELGDAARIDGAGEWRVLFSIFLPLNWSITVALAIVTFIAAWNNFLWPFIVLNDPPKLTIPVGITQVQSAYGVAYAKTMATAMTAALPTMIAYLIFQRRVTEGVMATAGLKG, from the coding sequence ATGACCGTCACCGCTGCCTCAAGGAGCGCGCGTACCGTCTCCCCCTCCGTCCGGCTCGCCCGGCTGTGGGGCGGGGTGGTCACGGCCCTCACCGCCTTGCTCGCGGCCCTGTGGGTCTTCCCGGTCTACTGGGCGGCGGTCACGTCCATCAAGCCCGACGCGGACACCATCGTCACCCCGCCGACCTTCTGGCCGACCACCATCGACCTGAGCAGCTACACCTACATCCTCCAGAACAGCCCCCTGGTGCGCTGGTACTTCAACTCCATCCTGACCTCGCTGGCGATTACGGTGCTGGTGCTGCTGCTCTCGCTGCTGTGCGCCTACGCCCTGTCGCAGATCGACTTCCGGGGGAGAACGTGGCTGTACTGGCTGGTGCTGGTGGGCTTCATGCTGCCCTTCCAGGCGAGCCTGATTCCGCTCTTCATCCTGATCAACAACCTGGGGCTGGTGAACAACTTCGCCGGGCTGATCCTCCCGCAGCTCGCCGCGCCCCTCGCGGTGGTGATCTACAAGCAGTTCTTCGACCAGATTCCCCACGAACTCGGCGACGCCGCGCGCATCGACGGGGCGGGCGAGTGGCGGGTGCTCTTCAGCATCTTCCTGCCGCTGAACTGGAGCATCACCGTGGCGCTCGCCATCGTGACCTTCATCGCGGCGTGGAACAACTTCCTGTGGCCCTTCATCGTCCTCAACGACCCGCCCAAGCTCACCATCCCGGTCGGCATCACGCAGGTGCAGTCGGCCTATGGGGTGGCCTACGCGAAGACGATGGCGACGGCGATGACGGCGGCCCTGCCCACCATGATCGCCTACCTGATCTTCCAGCGCCGGGTGACGGAGGGCGTGATGGCGACGGCGGGCCTCAAGGGCTAG
- a CDS encoding glycoside hydrolase family 2 protein: MSTPNPKAQTAALHPRPQLTRERWEDLCGTWQFAHDDGDRGVEERWFEREDVFDQRITVPFPPESRASGLRATGYHRVVWYRRTVRVAPEDRAGRVLLHFGAVDYRASVWVNGRLVAEHEGGHTPFTADLSAVLVADETQTLVVRAEDDPSDLAQPRGKQDWEEEPHAIWYHRTTGLWQPVWLEYVPGTFIQSLRWTPDVDRGRLGLCVRLNRAPARPLRVRVRLSLRGERLADDTYALEGQEVRREIDLDPARLRRDRKNLVWSPRRPNLIDARLTLLDDEDNVVDEVGSYAGLRSVGVRDGRFQLNGSAYYLRLVLAQNYWPESHLAAPSADALRREVELVKELGFNGVRIHQKVEDPRFLYWCDRLGLLVWGEMANAYVFTPEAQRRLTREWLDVLERDYNHPCIVTWVPVNESWGVPNLEGDPDQRAFVRGLYHLTRSLDATRPVIGNDGWELVEGDILGVHDYAMDGATLRERYHSAEALEHTLKTVQPSRRNFYLSGHHRRDEPVMLTEFGGLSHAPGDLDRWWGYGTLTDTDALLERYGELVGAVLDSPVISGFCYTQLTDTEQETNGLLREDRTPKLDPERVRAITTRFSRAVQSDVLEEIHALADERRLAQLRSKQEEVAEGGTAP, from the coding sequence GTGAGTACACCGAACCCCAAAGCCCAGACCGCCGCCCTTCACCCCCGCCCCCAACTGACCCGCGAGCGTTGGGAGGACCTCTGCGGCACCTGGCAATTCGCCCACGACGACGGGGACCGTGGCGTGGAGGAGCGCTGGTTCGAGCGTGAGGACGTTTTCGACCAGAGAATCACCGTGCCGTTCCCACCCGAGAGCCGGGCGAGCGGCCTGCGCGCCACGGGCTACCACCGGGTCGTGTGGTACCGCCGCACCGTCCGCGTCGCGCCCGAGGACCGCGCAGGCCGGGTGCTGCTGCACTTCGGGGCAGTGGACTACCGCGCGAGCGTGTGGGTCAATGGCCGCCTCGTCGCCGAGCACGAGGGCGGGCACACGCCCTTCACCGCCGACCTGAGCGCGGTCCTCGTCGCGGACGAGACGCAGACCCTCGTCGTGCGCGCCGAGGACGACCCTTCGGACCTCGCGCAGCCGCGCGGCAAGCAGGACTGGGAGGAGGAGCCGCACGCGATCTGGTACCACCGCACAACCGGCCTCTGGCAGCCCGTCTGGCTGGAATACGTGCCGGGGACGTTCATCCAGAGCCTGCGCTGGACCCCGGACGTGGACCGTGGGCGGCTGGGCCTGTGCGTGCGGCTCAACCGTGCCCCCGCGCGGCCCCTGCGGGTGCGGGTGCGCCTCAGTCTGCGCGGCGAGCGGCTGGCGGACGACACCTACGCCCTGGAGGGTCAGGAGGTCCGGCGCGAGATCGACCTCGACCCCGCGCGGCTCCGGCGGGACCGCAAGAACCTCGTGTGGAGTCCCCGGCGGCCCAACCTGATCGACGCCCGCCTCACCCTCCTCGACGACGAGGACAACGTGGTGGACGAGGTGGGCAGCTACGCGGGACTCCGCAGCGTCGGCGTGCGCGACGGGCGGTTTCAGCTCAACGGCAGCGCGTACTACCTGCGGCTCGTGCTGGCGCAGAACTACTGGCCCGAGTCGCACCTCGCCGCGCCGAGCGCCGACGCCCTGCGCCGCGAGGTCGAACTCGTCAAGGAACTCGGCTTCAACGGGGTCCGCATCCACCAGAAGGTCGAGGACCCCCGTTTCCTGTACTGGTGCGACCGCCTGGGCCTGCTGGTCTGGGGCGAGATGGCGAACGCGTACGTCTTCACCCCGGAGGCGCAGCGCCGCCTCACCCGCGAGTGGCTGGACGTGCTGGAGCGGGACTACAACCACCCCTGCATCGTGACCTGGGTGCCCGTCAACGAGAGCTGGGGCGTGCCCAACCTGGAGGGCGACCCCGACCAGCGGGCCTTCGTGCGCGGGCTGTATCACCTCACGCGGTCGTTGGACGCCACCCGGCCCGTGATCGGCAACGACGGCTGGGAACTCGTGGAGGGCGACATCCTCGGCGTCCACGACTACGCGATGGACGGGGCGACCTTGCGCGAGCGGTACCACTCGGCGGAGGCGCTGGAGCATACCCTGAAGACCGTGCAGCCGTCCCGGCGCAACTTCTACCTGTCGGGGCACCACCGCCGGGACGAGCCGGTGATGCTCACCGAGTTCGGCGGCCTGAGCCACGCCCCCGGCGACCTGGACCGCTGGTGGGGCTACGGCACCCTGACGGACACGGACGCGCTGCTGGAACGGTACGGGGAGCTGGTGGGCGCGGTGCTCGACAGCCCCGTGATCTCCGGCTTCTGCTACACCCAGCTCACCGACACCGAACAGGAGACCAACGGCCTGCTGCGGGAGGACCGCACCCCCAAGCTCGATCCCGAGCGGGTGCGGGCCATCACCACCCGCTTCTCGCGCGCCGTGCAGAGCGATGTCCTCGAGGAAATCCACGCCCTCGCCGACGAGCGCCGCCTCGCCCAACTCCGCTCGAAGCAGGAGGAGGTCGCGGAGGGCGGGACTGCGCCCTGA
- a CDS encoding carbohydrate ABC transporter permease yields the protein MLDTASKPATLVSQEKRGQLRRRGLTALLMVTPFLLIYLVFLIFPTLRVLQLSLTDADLTGQGGYIGLGNYVRLFQEPTFWTALRGTLYFILLTVIPNTVVGLVLALLVTRLKRLKGLVLACFFLPYVLPVSVVTNIWNWMLDSNFGIVNTLTGSAVAWFQDPVWAMPAVALVTIWWTVGFNILLFIAGLQNISPEIYEAAALDGASGSRLFWSITWPNLWPVTSLVLLLQLIAQFKIFDQVYLLTQGGPFDRTLVLLLYSYREGFQQQHGGYASTIGVVLMVVILAASLLQSRVLNRGERA from the coding sequence ATGCTCGACACCGCTTCCAAACCGGCCACCCTCGTCAGCCAGGAGAAGCGGGGACAACTGCGCCGACGCGGCCTCACCGCCCTGTTGATGGTCACGCCCTTCCTCCTGATCTACCTCGTGTTCCTGATCTTCCCCACCCTGCGGGTGCTGCAACTCAGCCTCACCGACGCCGACCTCACCGGGCAGGGCGGGTATATCGGGCTGGGCAACTACGTGCGGCTCTTCCAGGAGCCGACCTTCTGGACGGCGCTGCGGGGCACGCTGTACTTCATCCTGTTGACGGTCATTCCGAACACCGTCGTCGGGCTGGTGCTCGCCCTGCTGGTGACGCGCTTGAAGCGGCTCAAGGGGCTGGTGCTCGCGTGCTTCTTCCTGCCGTACGTGCTGCCCGTCAGCGTGGTGACGAACATCTGGAACTGGATGCTCGACTCGAACTTCGGCATCGTGAACACCCTGACTGGGAGCGCCGTCGCGTGGTTTCAGGACCCCGTATGGGCGATGCCCGCCGTCGCCCTCGTGACGATCTGGTGGACGGTGGGCTTCAACATCCTGCTGTTCATCGCCGGGCTTCAGAACATCTCGCCCGAGATTTACGAGGCCGCCGCGCTCGACGGGGCGTCCGGCTCCCGCCTCTTCTGGTCGATCACCTGGCCGAACCTCTGGCCGGTGACGAGCCTCGTGCTGCTGCTGCAACTGATCGCCCAGTTCAAGATTTTCGATCAGGTGTACCTGCTCACCCAGGGCGGCCCCTTCGACCGGACGCTCGTGCTGCTGCTGTACTCCTACCGCGAGGGCTTTCAGCAGCAGCACGGCGGCTACGCCTCGACCATCGGCGTGGTGCTGATGGTGGTCATCCTCGCCGCCTCGCTGCTTCAGTCGCGGGTGCTGAACAGAGGAGAACGCGCATGA